A stretch of Anas acuta chromosome 3, bAnaAcu1.1, whole genome shotgun sequence DNA encodes these proteins:
- the CALHM4 gene encoding calcium homeostasis modulator protein 4, whose protein sequence is MTFLPKWPAFLKGKEVVIANAIIAILTIGGQQLFSFFTFSCPCHVGQNLIYGLAFLGVPALILLVVGFALNNQTWRLVTGKRSPLQAEGTQNQLLQCKLTCFVLCSITGRALVAPVTWLAVTLINGSYYVCAMSEYVSVYYYGANPNVTASDRKKILAAFPCSQLVPPELSRARDEVILLLRYQSQVAGWLLIAVVVITVFLSYCLASCFSPLSFLHFRYWTSYVHNEQELFDEATDQHSKLYAIQHIRKFFGFVPGSENVGEIRIPSLREWQAISGLAFLKLVDEEHYDYSLLHDWALKGSVDRKYLKLDEDPVTAT, encoded by the exons ATGACTTTCCTTCCAAAGTGGCCAGCTTTTCTAAAAGGCAAAGAGGTTGTTATTGCTAATGCTATAATTGCAATATTGACAATTGGTGGGCAGCaactcttctctttctttacgTTCAGCTGTCCCTGTCATGTGGGGCAGAACCTCATCTACGGGCTGGCCTTCCTAGGTGTTCCTGCGCTGATCCTTCTGGTTGTTGGCTTTGCTCTAAACAACCAGACTTGGAGGTTGGTCACGGGCAAAAGGTCTCCCCTTCAGGCGGAGGGAACGCAGAACCAGCTGCTGCAATGCAAACTGAcctgctttgtgctgtgcagCATCACCGGGAGGGCACTGGTTGCTCCTGTAACGTGGCTAGCGGTCACCCTGATAAATGGCTCCTACTACGTGTGTGCCATGAGCGAGTATGTCTCTGTATATTACTATGGAGCTAATCCTAACGTTACTGCTAGTGACCGCAAAAAGATCCTGGCTGCATTCCCTTGCAGTCAGTTAGTTCCTCCAGAGCTGAGCCGGGCGAGAGACGAAGTGATTCTCCTACTCCGATACCAGTCACAA GTGGCTGGCTGGCTTCTGATTGCTGTGGTAGTCATCACCGTCTTCCTGTCTTACTGCCTGGCAAGCTGTTTCTCCCCGCTCAGCTTCCTCCACTTCAGATACTGGACCAGCTATGTCCATAATGAGCAGGAGCTCTTTGATGAAGCGACAGACCAGCACTCCAAGCTCTATGCCATACAGCACATAAGGAAGTTTTTCGGCTTTGTCCCAGGGAGTGAAAATGTAGGAGAAATCCGCATCCCATCTCTCAGAGAGTGGCAAGCCATTTCTGGACTGGCCTTCCTGAAACTAGTGGATGAGGAGCATTATGACTACAGCCTCCTCCACGACTGGGCGCTCAAGGGTTCAGTAGACAGGAAATACCTGAAGCTTGATGAAGACCCTGTGACCGCCACTTAG